The Chitinophaga flava genome has a segment encoding these proteins:
- the gwsS gene encoding grasp-with-spasm system SPASM domain peptide maturase, whose protein sequence is MDSKKWFRLFASCQIVPGKYSSAVYDLDRSAIYELPNHLLEVLQQTETVPVDDMEAVFGHEQASQIHTFLDKFVDKEIAFYTTEPERFPSIDFTWEMPRFITNAVIETDGTHAFDYHQLLYQLDQLLCQALQLRVLHVPSKEELTTMLLDNIAAAQLNYIELLLPFDETISLQDLQAIMDQQPRLRRIFIYAATADEILLNESDRFGRKIISFQKDIRIDPFEKIRPDRFSPNIISYPEALHHNIGLNRKVCINSKGEIKNYLSHTASFGNINNVRLDTVIQQEIFQEKWFLSNDKIEICKDCKYRYACVSNSDIREEAGKYYKVDMCSFNQQDNTWYK, encoded by the coding sequence ATGGATTCTAAAAAATGGTTCCGGCTTTTTGCCTCCTGTCAGATTGTTCCGGGAAAATACAGCAGCGCTGTTTATGACCTTGACCGGTCAGCTATTTATGAGCTGCCCAATCATTTACTGGAAGTCCTGCAGCAAACAGAAACAGTGCCTGTTGATGATATGGAAGCTGTTTTTGGCCACGAACAGGCTAGCCAGATCCATACCTTTCTGGATAAATTCGTTGATAAGGAAATTGCTTTCTACACTACGGAACCAGAGCGGTTTCCGTCTATAGATTTTACATGGGAAATGCCGCGTTTTATCACCAATGCTGTTATTGAAACAGATGGAACACATGCATTTGATTACCATCAACTCCTGTATCAATTGGATCAGCTGCTGTGCCAGGCTTTACAGCTACGCGTGCTCCATGTACCTTCCAAAGAAGAGCTGACAACCATGCTGCTGGATAACATAGCAGCGGCACAGCTGAACTACATAGAGTTGTTGTTACCCTTTGACGAAACTATTTCCCTTCAGGATCTGCAGGCCATCATGGACCAGCAGCCCCGGTTACGCAGAATATTTATTTATGCCGCAACAGCAGATGAAATTCTGTTGAATGAAAGTGACCGGTTTGGCAGAAAAATAATCTCCTTTCAGAAAGATATCCGAATTGATCCCTTTGAAAAAATAAGACCAGACAGGTTTTCGCCCAATATTATCAGCTATCCGGAAGCACTGCATCATAACATAGGACTGAACAGGAAAGTGTGTATCAACAGCAAAGGAGAAATAAAAAACTATTTATCACACACCGCTTCATTTGGAAATATTAACAATGTCAGGCTGGATACAGTTATTCAGCAGGAAATATTTCAGGAGAAATGGTTTTTATCAAACGATAAGATCGAAATATGTAAAGACTGTAAATACAGGTACGCCTGTGTAAGTAACAGCGATATCCGGGAAGAAGCAGGAAAATATTATAAAGTGGACATGTGCTCATTTAACCAGCAGGACAATACCTGGTACAAATAA
- a CDS encoding alpha/beta fold hydrolase codes for MSTTFQSYGQDIKPSENGYAPVNGIKVYYEVYGEGQPIVLLHGAYMTIDLNWGQIIPELSKSRKVIAIELQGHGHTPFSDRKLSLDTLASDVEEVMDYLKIDSADIVGYSFGGKVAYQFAIQSPKRLKKLVIISSSYKSSGWEPEVINAFKNMKPELFTNTPMKAAYDAVAPDKTKWTKFLEQMIASGATPFDLGDSNISKIAAPVLIIAGDNDGLDKIELIKTYKLLGGAVTADFGAMPKSQLAIVPGQGHVSLMKQTTIILTYLNSFL; via the coding sequence ATGTCTACAACATTTCAATCTTACGGACAAGACATCAAGCCTTCTGAAAATGGCTATGCACCTGTCAATGGCATCAAAGTTTATTACGAAGTGTATGGCGAGGGTCAGCCTATTGTTTTATTACATGGTGCTTATATGACAATAGATTTGAACTGGGGCCAGATAATCCCTGAGCTATCAAAATCAAGAAAAGTAATTGCTATTGAACTGCAGGGGCATGGACATACACCGTTTTCAGATAGGAAATTATCTCTTGATACCCTGGCTAGTGATGTAGAAGAAGTAATGGATTACCTGAAAATTGACAGTGCGGATATAGTAGGATATAGTTTTGGCGGCAAAGTGGCTTACCAGTTCGCTATACAAAGCCCGAAACGGCTAAAAAAATTAGTTATCATTTCTTCTTCTTATAAGAGTAGTGGTTGGGAACCCGAGGTAATCAATGCGTTTAAAAATATGAAGCCTGAGCTTTTTACGAACACGCCTATGAAAGCCGCATACGATGCAGTAGCACCTGATAAAACAAAATGGACAAAGTTCTTAGAGCAGATGATTGCTTCAGGTGCGACGCCATTCGACCTGGGTGACTCCAATATTTCGAAAATTGCTGCACCGGTATTGATCATAGCCGGTGACAATGATGGCCTGGATAAAATTGAATTGATAAAAACCTATAAATTATTAGGAGGTGCTGTTACTGCAGATTTTGGTGCAATGCCCAAATCGCAATTGGCCATTGTTCCTGGACAAGGACATGTTAGCCTAATGAAGCAGACGACAATAATTTTGACCTACTTAAACAGTTTTTTGTAA
- the gwsG gene encoding grasp-with-spasm system ATP-grasp peptide maturase has product MVLIISKDMEPSTDKVIDWLYYLGIPFRRINGVDLLSPDLPASLTISQEKLDVHFMGDVKADLSEITAVWYRRDATWHVLEAPIAAIRNEAYYNDIVLHLNNETSIAKKALYSFLNIEKKVLGNFGKSTLNKIEILALAKGVGLDVPATLITRSKADVRNFIDSHGPVITKALWESPGILIQKEQLESYTSYTEEITPEIMEAIPETFYYSLFQEKLEKELDLRIFYLDGTCYAMAIFSQLNNQTKVDFRKYANNRNVPYHLPETVTQHITQLMQLLQLNTGSVDIVKTKDGRYAFLEINPVGQYDMTSVPCNYQLDKKIAQFLSQHEQQ; this is encoded by the coding sequence ATGGTGTTGATCATATCGAAAGATATGGAGCCATCTACTGATAAAGTAATAGACTGGCTTTACTATCTGGGAATTCCCTTCCGTAGAATTAACGGCGTTGACCTGTTATCTCCTGATTTACCTGCATCCCTTACCATCAGTCAGGAAAAACTGGATGTCCACTTTATGGGAGATGTGAAAGCTGATCTTAGTGAAATAACAGCTGTATGGTATCGGCGTGATGCCACCTGGCACGTATTGGAAGCTCCTATTGCCGCTATCAGGAACGAAGCCTATTACAACGATATAGTACTGCATCTTAATAATGAAACTTCCATCGCCAAAAAAGCCCTGTATTCATTTTTAAATATAGAAAAAAAAGTACTTGGCAATTTTGGTAAATCAACGCTCAACAAAATAGAAATACTGGCGCTCGCCAAAGGCGTAGGGCTAGATGTACCGGCCACCCTGATAACCCGGTCAAAAGCGGATGTCAGGAACTTCATTGACAGCCACGGTCCGGTTATTACCAAAGCGTTATGGGAAAGCCCCGGCATACTCATACAAAAAGAACAACTGGAAAGCTACACCAGCTATACCGAAGAAATAACTCCGGAAATAATGGAGGCCATCCCGGAAACTTTTTATTATTCCCTCTTCCAGGAGAAACTGGAAAAAGAACTGGACCTGCGCATATTTTATCTGGATGGTACCTGTTATGCCATGGCTATTTTCTCGCAGCTGAACAATCAGACAAAAGTGGATTTCAGAAAATACGCCAATAACAGAAATGTGCCATACCATCTTCCGGAAACAGTCACACAGCACATTACGCAGCTTATGCAGCTCCTGCAACTGAATACAGGCTCCGTTGATATTGTGAAAACGAAAGACGGCAGATATGCGTTTCTGGAAATAAACCCGGTAGGGCAATATGATATGACTTCCGTACCCTGCAATTACCAGTTGGATAAAAAAATAGCTCAATTCCTCAGCCAGCATGAACAACAGTAA
- a CDS encoding HlyD family secretion protein encodes MPIDENKITRINIRSEYFQDILDKVPSRIVSYGSTGMLLIFLIICIGLKLVRYPDVITSDAVVTTNTPPVELHNRVSGRIVNLLRRDQDTVTAGDWVVVLYNSANYKEVLKLKQLLNTLSGPHFWDNIDTVRFEELTSLGDLQSGYAQLYKSVEELKLFLQLNLQYRQLEINSRREQNMTALQQQLYNKLAIVQRQSQLSKSDLDRNRSLDSQKVVARTEVEQKEITYLNTKNNLEELHNNIVNNQLQVQVLKKENASLNADHANTLFTLKKNIYQHFSDLSFQLSEWQHKYILDAPISGILNFYDIRTADQFLTNEQKVFTITPARVQDYFAIAKLPVINSGKARVGLQCNIRLNNYPYTEFGMLKGTIVSISAAAQAGFYSVKIKLPGQLKTTLQRELDNKSELIGQADIIVEDMSLFDRLFNAIINKKTY; translated from the coding sequence TTGCCAATTGACGAAAATAAAATCACCCGCATTAATATCAGGAGTGAATACTTCCAGGACATTCTGGATAAAGTACCTTCCAGGATCGTAAGTTATGGAAGTACCGGTATGCTGCTCATCTTCCTGATTATCTGTATAGGCCTTAAACTGGTCAGATATCCGGATGTTATCACCTCAGATGCAGTCGTAACTACCAATACACCGCCCGTGGAGCTGCACAACCGCGTAAGCGGCAGAATAGTCAACCTGCTCCGGCGGGATCAGGATACCGTAACTGCCGGCGATTGGGTAGTAGTACTATACAACAGTGCCAACTACAAAGAAGTGCTTAAACTGAAACAGCTGCTTAATACCCTCAGTGGGCCCCACTTCTGGGATAACATCGATACTGTGCGGTTTGAGGAATTAACCAGCCTTGGTGACCTGCAATCAGGATATGCCCAGTTATACAAAAGCGTGGAGGAACTAAAACTCTTCCTGCAGCTGAATTTACAATACCGGCAGCTGGAGATCAACTCCCGGCGTGAACAGAATATGACAGCGCTGCAGCAACAGCTGTATAACAAACTAGCCATTGTTCAAAGGCAAAGCCAGTTATCCAAATCAGACCTGGATAGAAACAGAAGTCTGGATAGCCAGAAGGTGGTTGCCAGAACTGAAGTGGAGCAAAAAGAAATCACCTATCTGAACACAAAAAACAACCTGGAAGAACTGCATAACAACATCGTCAACAACCAGCTGCAGGTACAGGTATTGAAAAAAGAAAACGCTTCCCTGAATGCAGATCATGCCAATACCTTGTTCACACTCAAAAAAAATATATACCAGCATTTCAGTGATCTTTCGTTTCAGCTCTCCGAATGGCAGCACAAGTATATACTGGACGCCCCCATCAGCGGTATCCTGAACTTTTATGATATCAGAACCGCTGATCAGTTCCTCACCAATGAGCAAAAGGTTTTCACCATCACACCTGCCAGGGTACAGGATTATTTTGCTATTGCCAAACTACCAGTCATTAATTCAGGAAAGGCGCGCGTTGGACTACAATGTAATATTCGGCTCAACAACTACCCCTACACGGAATTCGGAATGCTGAAAGGTACCATTGTATCTATATCAGCGGCAGCGCAGGCAGGCTTCTATAGTGTAAAAATTAAACTCCCCGGCCAGCTGAAAACAACACTGCAGCGGGAACTGGATAATAAAAGTGAACTGATTGGACAGGCAGATATCATTGTTGAAGACATGTCCCTCTTTGACAGACTGTTTAATGCCATCATTAACAAAAAGACTTATTAA
- a CDS encoding DHA2 family efflux MFS transporter permease subunit: protein MYTDSMTEYGYRRVVITLVAMLCSILELLDTTIVNVALNDLQGNMGATLSEVSWVVTAYGIGNVIIIPMTSWLSRQFGRRNYFAGSILIFTACSLLCGQANDIWTLAVFRFFQGMGGGALLATSQTIITESYPIEKRGQAHAIYMMGVIIGPAMGPLIGGYIIDNYSWPYIFYINIPLGILAALLTLQFVRSPQYGNKMSARQVDWMGILLLAVAVGALQFVLEKGQEEDWFSSQLITILSVVAGMGMFFFIWREWTYDHPIVALRVLKNGTLAAGTLFSFIYGFGSYGSTFIVPLFTQSQLGWPATDAGLLVCTTSLSSLLIFPLTTRLLKSGIKPQYVMFAGMILFFGNCYMSSKILTPDTGFNVFFFVLVFRYFGLNMILLSVSAIAFSTLKTHEIADGAAFTGMLRQLGGSFGIAIITTYITRRNAVHRTDLVSHLHIADPVVSDRLHHIHTSFLSKGFTHDMAWKNSYKLMDTIVNKQATLLSYMDVYTTIGLLFLVCAPFVLLIKNKKKAIVADVH, encoded by the coding sequence ATGTACACAGACTCCATGACAGAATACGGCTACAGAAGAGTGGTGATCACGCTGGTGGCCATGCTTTGCTCTATACTTGAACTGCTGGATACTACTATCGTGAATGTAGCGCTGAATGATCTGCAGGGCAACATGGGGGCAACATTATCAGAAGTAAGCTGGGTAGTAACGGCCTATGGTATCGGCAACGTGATCATCATACCTATGACCAGTTGGCTATCACGGCAGTTTGGACGACGGAATTATTTTGCCGGCTCCATCCTCATCTTCACTGCATGCTCGCTGCTCTGCGGCCAGGCCAACGATATCTGGACTCTCGCTGTCTTCCGCTTCTTCCAGGGTATGGGCGGAGGTGCGTTGCTGGCCACTTCCCAGACTATTATCACAGAATCGTATCCCATCGAAAAAAGAGGACAGGCGCACGCCATCTACATGATGGGAGTTATTATAGGTCCTGCTATGGGTCCATTAATCGGTGGTTATATCATCGATAACTATAGCTGGCCTTATATTTTTTACATTAATATACCACTTGGTATTCTTGCGGCTTTACTTACCCTGCAATTTGTACGCTCACCGCAATATGGCAATAAGATGTCCGCCAGACAAGTAGACTGGATGGGCATCCTATTGCTCGCGGTTGCAGTAGGCGCGTTGCAGTTTGTGCTGGAGAAAGGGCAGGAAGAAGACTGGTTCAGCAGCCAGCTCATTACGATATTATCGGTAGTGGCGGGCATGGGCATGTTTTTCTTCATCTGGCGAGAGTGGACATATGATCACCCTATTGTGGCGCTGCGTGTATTAAAAAATGGTACGCTGGCAGCAGGCACTTTGTTCTCTTTCATTTATGGTTTTGGCTCTTATGGTTCTACTTTCATTGTACCGTTGTTCACACAGTCGCAGCTGGGATGGCCTGCTACAGATGCAGGTTTGCTGGTATGTACTACCTCGTTATCGAGCCTCTTGATTTTTCCACTTACCACCCGATTATTGAAATCCGGTATCAAGCCACAGTATGTGATGTTTGCCGGCATGATACTTTTCTTCGGCAACTGTTACATGAGCTCGAAGATACTTACGCCGGATACGGGTTTCAACGTATTCTTCTTTGTGTTGGTATTCCGGTATTTCGGACTGAATATGATACTGCTCTCTGTGAGTGCTATTGCCTTCTCCACATTAAAGACACATGAAATTGCGGATGGCGCGGCATTCACCGGCATGCTGCGACAATTGGGCGGCTCCTTTGGTATCGCTATCATCACCACCTATATTACCCGACGCAACGCTGTACATCGTACAGATCTCGTCAGCCATCTTCATATAGCCGATCCCGTAGTATCTGACCGATTGCACCATATACATACCTCTTTTTTATCCAAAGGATTCACGCATGATATGGCATGGAAAAATAGTTATAAACTGATGGATACCATTGTGAACAAGCAGGCCACCTTGTTATCATACATGGACGTATATACGACCATTGGCTTATTATTTCTGGTATGCGCTCCATTTGTCTTACTGATAAAGAACAAAAAGAAAGCAATAGTGGCAGATGTACATTGA
- a CDS encoding peptidase domain-containing ABC transporter — protein sequence MMRFLRKKPFPFFKQIDQFDCGPACLKIISKYFGRNFSSEHLRDICNITPDGITIKSLMKGAEALGFKTVPASITYEVLEKKAPLPCVTYWRDRHFLVVYEFKNGQVKVADPSHGLITYSKQDFMEAWQNNKLADDTTQGIVLLMEPTSTFFEQKNTDASKGLLGIIPYLRNYTKYIIQIFVGLLMGSIIQLILPFLTQKLVDKGINLNNVSFVYVLLSAQLMLFFSMSFIAAIRSWLLLYVAARINMLISSDYLIKLLNKTVSFFDSKTPGDIVQRINESSRLDAFLSSAPDAFFSYLNAIIFLFALAYYSWTIFFIFTLGIAIYTLWVWSFMKKRAELDFKRFDSSSGMNSKLIQIVGGIQEVKVNGSEKKHIRGWEKVRVEYFKTSVSSLKLTQFQSIGGNVINEAKNILITFTSALLVMDGKITLGVMLAIQYIVGQINSPMLGLVSFFRSLQDARLSMERFNDIDHITPEQELLNNESLMKLPPQNYDIHIKDLNFSYVRDTNALVLKNLNLTIPKGKITAIVGDSGSGKTTLLKLLLKLYLPTSGDITIGDYNLRHIASDSWRALCGTVMQDGYIFSDTITQNITESASEENIDISKLLDAAKIANIEELINSLPAGFNSIIGAAGSSGRTLSGGQRQRILIARAVYKNPEFLFFDEATSALDANNERKIVENLDLFFEGKTVVVIAHRLSTVRRADQIIVLDKGEIKEIGRHEELVEKKGYYHTLIKNQLEIAN from the coding sequence ATGATGCGTTTTTTAAGAAAGAAACCTTTTCCTTTTTTTAAGCAGATAGACCAGTTCGATTGCGGGCCAGCCTGTCTTAAAATTATATCCAAATATTTTGGCCGGAACTTCAGCTCTGAACATCTGCGCGACATCTGTAATATCACTCCTGATGGCATTACCATCAAGTCGTTGATGAAAGGTGCAGAAGCCCTTGGATTCAAAACTGTACCAGCTTCCATCACCTATGAAGTACTGGAAAAAAAAGCACCACTGCCCTGTGTAACCTACTGGCGCGACCGGCATTTCCTGGTGGTATATGAATTTAAAAACGGACAGGTAAAAGTAGCCGACCCTTCGCATGGATTAATTACCTACAGCAAGCAGGATTTCATGGAAGCGTGGCAGAATAACAAACTGGCAGACGATACCACACAGGGTATTGTACTGCTGATGGAACCCACTTCCACCTTCTTTGAACAGAAAAATACAGATGCTTCCAAAGGGTTGCTGGGTATTATTCCATACCTAAGGAATTACACCAAATACATCATACAGATTTTCGTTGGATTGTTGATGGGCAGCATTATCCAGCTGATACTCCCTTTTCTCACCCAGAAACTGGTAGACAAAGGCATTAACCTGAACAATGTGAGTTTTGTATATGTGCTGTTATCAGCCCAGTTGATGCTTTTCTTCAGCATGTCCTTTATTGCTGCCATCAGAAGCTGGCTGCTGCTCTATGTGGCGGCCAGGATCAACATGCTGATATCATCCGATTATCTGATCAAACTACTGAACAAAACCGTTTCCTTTTTTGATTCGAAAACACCGGGGGATATTGTACAGCGGATCAATGAATCATCCCGCCTGGATGCCTTCCTGTCTTCCGCCCCGGATGCTTTCTTTTCCTATCTCAATGCCATCATCTTCCTCTTTGCACTGGCATATTACAGCTGGACCATCTTCTTTATTTTCACACTGGGAATTGCCATATATACCCTCTGGGTATGGTCTTTCATGAAAAAAAGGGCTGAACTGGATTTCAAACGCTTCGATTCTTCTTCCGGCATGAACAGTAAGTTGATACAGATCGTTGGCGGTATACAGGAAGTGAAGGTGAATGGCTCAGAAAAGAAACATATCCGCGGCTGGGAGAAAGTACGTGTTGAATACTTCAAAACTTCTGTTTCCTCCCTGAAGCTCACACAATTTCAGAGTATAGGCGGTAACGTTATCAATGAGGCAAAAAATATCCTCATCACCTTTACCTCTGCCCTGCTCGTCATGGATGGCAAGATTACGCTGGGGGTCATGCTCGCCATTCAGTATATCGTTGGTCAGATCAATTCACCCATGCTGGGCCTAGTCTCCTTTTTCCGTTCCCTCCAGGATGCCCGCCTTAGTATGGAACGCTTCAATGATATCGATCATATTACACCGGAGCAGGAATTACTGAACAACGAATCATTGATGAAACTGCCGCCTCAGAATTATGACATACATATCAAAGATCTGAATTTCTCCTATGTACGGGATACCAATGCCCTTGTACTGAAGAATTTAAACCTCACTATCCCCAAAGGCAAGATCACCGCCATTGTGGGGGACAGCGGCAGTGGCAAAACCACCCTGCTGAAATTACTACTGAAATTGTATCTACCTACTTCCGGAGATATCACCATCGGTGATTATAATCTCCGTCATATTGCATCTGACAGCTGGCGCGCTCTGTGCGGCACCGTTATGCAGGATGGTTATATTTTTTCGGACACCATTACACAGAATATTACAGAATCTGCCAGCGAAGAAAACATCGACATCAGCAAACTGCTGGACGCTGCCAAAATAGCCAATATAGAAGAACTGATCAATTCATTGCCTGCCGGTTTCAATTCCATCATCGGCGCTGCAGGATCAAGCGGCAGAACACTGAGCGGCGGACAAAGACAGAGAATACTCATTGCCAGGGCCGTTTATAAAAATCCGGAGTTCCTGTTCTTTGATGAAGCCACCAGCGCCCTTGACGCCAACAATGAAAGAAAGATCGTAGAGAATCTGGACCTGTTCTTCGAAGGGAAAACAGTCGTGGTTATTGCACACCGCCTCAGTACCGTCAGAAGAGCAGATCAGATCATTGTGCTGGATAAAGGAGAGATAAAAGAGATAGGCAGACATGAAGAACTGGTAGAGAAAAAAGGATATTATCATACGTTAATTAAAAATCAGTTAGAAATTGCCAATTGA
- a CDS encoding helix-turn-helix domain-containing protein: MKKGLKSMREVFSEYYRPLIMSKGRTMYVTTLEQYGNLTETHHTKGMKEQYYTMKPEDGWVGNGSYTSLGGIDVHYSQVSALQPMQVDLVSPDDFVEMHFSLGGRLTAKNTVLQDLSMFDQLQHNLFAVPANSITNYHYSASNEPVVMLEILFRKEYFEGIMHEQSALHNIMLDHISRKEIMAAEQRHAGISPQMLSVLSDIIYCKRTGYYKKLFLEARIMELFLLQTESLEERSGRGGCSFLCDFSADVDKIYFVKEMIDKDPIADYSLIGLSKKAGLNTFKLKKGFKEIFGETVFGYIQELKMEKARRMLLDEGMQVNEVAYMLGYNSPNNFSTAFRKKFGLTPGKMKQ; encoded by the coding sequence ATGAAGAAGGGATTAAAAAGTATGAGAGAAGTATTTTCGGAATATTACCGACCTTTGATAATGAGTAAAGGAAGAACTATGTATGTAACCACATTGGAGCAGTACGGAAACCTGACAGAAACCCACCATACGAAAGGCATGAAGGAACAATATTATACCATGAAGCCGGAAGATGGATGGGTAGGTAATGGCTCTTATACTTCACTTGGCGGAATTGATGTGCATTACAGCCAGGTGTCTGCATTACAGCCTATGCAGGTGGACCTTGTTTCGCCGGATGATTTTGTGGAAATGCACTTTTCTCTTGGCGGCAGGCTTACCGCGAAAAATACAGTATTGCAGGATCTCAGCATGTTTGATCAGTTGCAGCATAACCTGTTTGCTGTGCCGGCTAATAGTATCACTAATTATCATTACAGTGCATCCAATGAGCCAGTGGTGATGCTGGAGATACTTTTCAGGAAAGAGTATTTCGAAGGTATCATGCATGAGCAATCTGCGTTGCATAATATTATGCTGGATCACATCTCCCGCAAGGAGATAATGGCTGCGGAACAGCGGCATGCAGGCATTAGCCCCCAAATGTTGTCTGTATTGAGCGATATTATTTATTGTAAGCGTACCGGCTACTATAAGAAGCTATTCCTGGAAGCCAGGATCATGGAGCTTTTCCTGTTGCAGACAGAATCGCTTGAAGAAAGATCAGGCCGGGGTGGATGTAGTTTTCTATGTGATTTTTCTGCCGATGTGGATAAAATATATTTTGTGAAAGAGATGATCGATAAAGATCCTATCGCAGATTATTCTCTGATAGGTCTCAGCAAAAAAGCGGGTCTTAATACCTTTAAGCTCAAGAAAGGATTTAAAGAAATTTTTGGAGAAACCGTATTCGGATATATACAGGAACTGAAAATGGAGAAAGCCCGGAGAATGTTGCTGGATGAAGGAATGCAGGTGAATGAAGTAGCATATATGCTGGGCTACAACAGTCCTAATAATTTCAGCACCGCTTTTAGAAAAAAATTTGGTTTAACCCCCGGAAAAATGAAACAATAG
- a CDS encoding aldo/keto reductase has translation MIQLNELSRVGLGMYRMSLRVPEHAATLQYALDNGCNLLDTASNYENGDSEKLIGKVLQQSDHDNTFIVTKAGYISNDNLVALKELHKSGRGLDDLVVLNEHFCHSVHPEYLAFQMDISMQRLGRNVIDGFLLHSPEYFFEQQQVEPTADEYYRRIKKAFEFLETQVAAGRIRYYGVSSNTMSVTDSFKSTNLYQLIKIAEEVSSTHHFRLAQFPYNIIEQQAGDTAGDTQKSLLEVAAAHSIKTFGNRPLNANSPTGVLRLVTHQMAITAEEEEADITVHAECFRLLEYKLQEKKPGSTMKDFTMLSFLKDNWRAIPHEEAYNKLIHGTFFPMAQLLFDNHIPSAEMELFRTFQQLTWKYCRKTSSARVITYLKENNLEQLLAAAATAALPAALCREYINQGIDHVLVGMRKPAYVDQMKALIPGR, from the coding sequence ATGATACAGCTGAATGAATTAAGCCGCGTCGGACTAGGCATGTACAGGATGTCACTCCGTGTTCCTGAACATGCGGCTACACTGCAGTACGCACTTGACAACGGATGCAATCTGCTGGATACAGCTTCCAACTATGAAAACGGTGATTCGGAAAAACTGATTGGAAAGGTATTGCAACAATCTGATCATGATAATACCTTTATCGTTACAAAGGCGGGATATATCAGCAATGACAACCTGGTAGCCCTAAAAGAGCTGCATAAATCGGGTAGGGGACTAGATGACCTGGTGGTACTCAATGAGCACTTTTGCCACTCTGTTCATCCGGAATACCTCGCGTTTCAGATGGACATTTCGATGCAACGTTTAGGCAGAAACGTTATAGATGGTTTTCTGCTGCATTCACCAGAGTATTTCTTTGAGCAGCAGCAGGTAGAACCCACTGCAGATGAATATTACAGAAGAATTAAGAAGGCATTTGAATTTCTGGAAACGCAGGTGGCTGCGGGCCGGATCAGGTACTACGGCGTTAGTTCCAATACGATGAGCGTAACAGATTCCTTTAAATCAACCAACCTGTATCAGCTGATAAAGATCGCGGAGGAAGTGTCTTCCACACATCATTTCCGGCTGGCACAGTTTCCCTATAATATTATTGAGCAGCAGGCAGGTGATACTGCCGGCGATACACAGAAAAGTCTGCTGGAAGTTGCTGCGGCCCATTCTATCAAAACGTTTGGTAACCGGCCTTTGAATGCAAATTCTCCTACCGGCGTGCTTCGGTTGGTCACACATCAGATGGCCATCACAGCAGAAGAGGAGGAGGCAGATATAACTGTCCACGCGGAGTGTTTCCGGTTGCTGGAGTATAAACTACAGGAAAAGAAACCTGGCAGCACGATGAAGGATTTTACCATGCTGTCTTTTTTGAAAGACAACTGGCGCGCTATTCCGCATGAAGAAGCCTATAACAAACTTATCCACGGCACCTTTTTCCCGATGGCGCAACTGTTGTTTGATAATCATATTCCATCGGCTGAAATGGAGCTGTTCCGCACTTTTCAGCAGCTCACCTGGAAGTATTGCCGGAAAACTTCTTCTGCAAGAGTAATCACCTATCTGAAGGAGAATAACCTGGAGCAGCTGTTGGCCGCTGCTGCTACTGCTGCTTTACCAGCTGCTTTATGCCGGGAATATATCAATCAGGGAATTGATCATGTGTTGGTAGGAATGCGTAAACCGGCTTATGTAGATCAAATGAAAGCGTTGATACCTGGCCGTTAG